Within Desulfobacter sp., the genomic segment GTGATATTTGTTCAAGGTTATATTCCCCGGGCGGGGAAAAATGCAAATAATGGTGCCCGGCGGTGCTGCAGGCAGACGGCGGGCGCTTTGAATTTTATACCCATAAACTAAACAGGAAGTGTATTATGATTTGTACTACTGTCAGAGAAGGTGACGAATGTGTATTCATGACCGCCGAGGGCTGCAGCTTTAACGAAGGCCATTGCCTTCCCATCGTAGACGAATGCAAAGGATGCCGGAGAACCGGTGAATTCGCCACAGGCGAGTACTGCACCGCAGCACCTGACCCTTCTCTCAAATGGAAAAACGGCAACTGCAACATTGCCACCCATGTTAAAACCGTTGCTGCCACCAAAAAGCAGAAACTCAATCCCATCAAGGCATCCAAGAGAAGATAAGCCTAAAGAAGATAAGCAGGCAACGCTGTTTTTAATAAAAACTCTGCGGCTTTCCTTGAATTTAGGGTGGGGCTGCGGAGTTTTTCATTTTTTGCAGGCAGCATATTTCAATTGCCCTGTGAGCCGGGGCCAACCATTTGACAATCTGACAAAGGGAAATGTGATGAATCCAATTGCCCAGGAACTGAATACAATCATTCATGAAAATGCCCCCCATGTGTTTGAGATGCTCTCGGACATGGGGAAAGCCCTGTTTTTCCCAAAAGGCATTTTAAGCCAGAGTGCCGAAGCCAAGGTTAAGGCCGATAAAATTAATGCCACCATCGGGATTGCAAAAGAAGGGAACTCTGTGCTGAGTCTTTCTTCTGTGACACAGTTTATCACCGGCATCGAGCCGGACGCTTATCTTCCCTACGCCCCATCATACGGGATTCCGGCCCTGAGGGAAAAATGGAAGGATGACCTGTACAAAAAGAATCCCTCCCTTGGGGGACGGGACCTCAGCCTTCCTGTTGTCACCTCGGGAATCACCCACGGAGTGTCCGTATTGTCGGACATGTGGGTGAATGACGGTGACGTGATTGTGCTGCCGGATATGATGTGGGGCAATTACAACATGACCTTCTGTGTACGGAACCACGCCAGGATCGTTCATTACAAGGCTTATGACAGTGCACTCACCCGGTTTAACATTGATGATTTTGAACGGGTGATCCGAGCCCAGGCCGCGGAAAATGATAAGATCATCACCGTGCTCAATTTCCCCCACAATCCCAGCGGTTATACCCTGAGCAAAACCGAAGCCGACCGCGTGGCCGCCATCCTCATTGATGTGGCCAGGGAAGGCACCAATGTGGTAGCCGCCTGCGACGATGCCTATTTCGGGCTCTTTTTCCAGGAGGAAACCGCCAAGGAATCCCTGTTTGCCAAAATTGCGGGCCAGGAAGAACGGCTGCTTGCCGTTAAGCTGGACGGTGCCACCAAGGAAGACTATGTATGGGGGTTCAGAACGGGATTTGTCACCTACGGCATTGCAGCGAAGAAAAATCTTGATCAGGTATACCTCGCACTTGAAAAAAAGACCGGGGGATGCATCCGGGGGAATATCTCAAATTCCTCCCACCTGAGCCAGACCATCCTGCTCAAATCCATGGAAGACGAGAACTATGACAGCCTCAAGCAGGAAAAGTTTGACCTGCTCAAGGCACGCGCCATGAAAATAAAAGAGGTGCTCAAGGACCCCAAATATGCCGACGGCTTTGATGTATACCCGTTCAATTCCGGGTATTTCATGTGTATCCGACTCAAGGATGTCAATGCTGAGGCGCTGAGGGTGCATCTCCTTGACAATTACGGCACCGGCTTGATT encodes:
- a CDS encoding aminotransferase class I/II-fold pyridoxal phosphate-dependent enzyme; this translates as MNPIAQELNTIIHENAPHVFEMLSDMGKALFFPKGILSQSAEAKVKADKINATIGIAKEGNSVLSLSSVTQFITGIEPDAYLPYAPSYGIPALREKWKDDLYKKNPSLGGRDLSLPVVTSGITHGVSVLSDMWVNDGDVIVLPDMMWGNYNMTFCVRNHARIVHYKAYDSALTRFNIDDFERVIRAQAAENDKIITVLNFPHNPSGYTLSKTEADRVAAILIDVAREGTNVVAACDDAYFGLFFQEETAKESLFAKIAGQEERLLAVKLDGATKEDYVWGFRTGFVTYGIAAKKNLDQVYLALEKKTGGCIRGNISNSSHLSQTILLKSMEDENYDSLKQEKFDLLKARAMKIKEVLKDPKYADGFDVYPFNSGYFMCIRLKDVNAEALRVHLLDNYGTGLISIGDKNLRIAFSCLEEKDVSTLFDIILSGINDLRK